In the genome of Enterococcus sp. DIV2402, the window TTTGGATTAAGCCTTTTTTTTCTAAACGTGATAAATGACCATGAACAGTTGATGTAGAGGAAAGTTGCACAGCTTCACCAATTTCTCTCACTGTAGGTGGATACCCTTTTTCACTGACTCGAGTATGAATAAATTTTAAAACTTCAAGTTGTCGGTTTTCTGTACGTTTTGCCAAAACGAACACCTTCTTTCCTTTATTTGAATCATTATAAAATGAAAAATATGACTAGTTTTATTAAACGTAGTGTAACATATGCTCTGAAAAAAATCAAACAAACGTTCGGTTTCTGTTTTGATTGTTTTTTTTGATTGTTTTGTATAAGATGGAAAAGAAAGGAGCTTGATATCATGTTATCCAAAGAAAAATTAGATAGAATTAATGAGTTAGCTAAAAAGAAAAAAACAGAAGGACTTACTGAAAAGGAACAAGCAGAACAGCAAACATTAAGACAAGAGTATATTACAGCTTTTC includes:
- a CDS encoding DUF896 family protein; translation: MLSKEKLDRINELAKKKKTEGLTEKEQAEQQTLRQEYITAFRGGMKHHIEGMKVVDPEGNDVTPEKLKQIQKAKGLHNRK